AGGAAAAAGAACAACAACATGTATTCACAGGTTTTGAAGAATACGTCGTTGGACCGGATCTGCTTTGCCAGGGTATACGAGTAGGCGTAGGGCAGGTAAAGGAGCGTAGTACCGATCACACCGAACACGAAAATATTGCCCAGCAAGCCGATATCGACCGGATAGAAATAACCCAGGATGTCATGCCAGCCTCCATTCCATTGATTGCTGATGAATCCGTTACCCAACAGCGGGTTCTTACTGATATAATCGAGGGCAATGTTCATCTCCATAAAACGGACCGCGGAGCTGGCTTCGTCCGGCGACTCTCCGATGAATACGTTGAAGACATTCTTATACAGTACCTGGTATTTGTCAAAAAGCGAGGTATAGCCCAAGCTGAAAAAGATCGCGACCACAACCAGCGCAAAGCCCCCATACAATACGGTGTTCCGGAATTTCTCGCGGAGAGAAAAATTCCGGACGAAAAAGATCAGGAGCGTGATGGCCAGTACCGCCAGCGTCGTCCTCGACTGCAGGTACCAAATCAGGTAGAACAGGATCAACAGGACAACGATGTAATACCGGCTGCGTTTTTCCAGGGAGATCTTGAACAAGGAGTAAAACAGGAGCATGATCACCAGCGCAAACTGAAACCGGTAACGATAACCCCGTATCGGGCTATAAGCCACAAATTCCGCATCGAGGAATTTCACCGGGTTGACGAACAGGAAGAAAAAATAGAACACCGCCAACAGGACCAGGGACAACACGACAAATGTCCGTTCCACCTGCCGGATATGGATCATCCCCCGGTTCATCATTGAAATCAGCAACACGCCCGAGATCGACAACAAGACGGATCGCTGCGCCATGATGCCGAAGTAATACGGCTGGCCGAAAACAACCCGACCCTGATAGGCCGCAAAGAAATTGACCAGAATGAAGATCCACATCAATACATCCAGCCAGGTCAGGCGGGAGGCGCGCAGATCAACATAAACACTACCAATATAATAAAGTGTCAGGCTGATGATCGCGACGGAAGAAAGCGTCTGATGAAGGGTTTCGAGCGGCAACGTAGCGAAGACCCGAAATGTCGACGTGAAGACCAGGAACAGCAGGAGATAGGCGATTCCCGGCGGAAGCCGCCGTCCGCTCATCGCAACCGGTTCGAGACGGTTCATCAACATGCGTCGAAGTTACAAAGGAAATAGCAGCGGGCTTCAGAACCGGACCCCGGACCAGAATCCGAACTCCTTGTAGACTGCATAGACGCAAAGGCTGTTCCAGACCAGTGTGCCGACGATCTGAGCGATACATGCTCCGATCACCCCGTATGCCGGGATCAGGAACAGGCAGGAGCCGATATTGATAACCGCAGAGACGATGGAAATATTCCGCAAAGCAGCCTGCCGGCCGGTCATGTTCAGGAGTTGCGATGGTAATCCGACCAGTACCACGACAAACTGACCCGCCAATAGCAGATAAAGTGGAAGTTCATGTCCGGCAAAGTCTTTCCCGAAAATGGAGAGCAGGGTTGCAGGGAATATGGCCAGTATCAGGAAGATCGGCAACGAACTCAGGAAGATCATCCTCGCCGCTGATCGTGTGGTTTGACGGAGGGCTTGTCGGTCGCTGGAGGACCAAGCCTCCACAAACCGGGGAAGCGCGATACTGTTGATGTCCAGGATCGTGATATTCGTAAAAACGGAGATACGCACAAGTGCGTTGTAGATCCCGACTTCCGCTTCGGGCACATGGGAAGCCAGGATCAAGGTGCCCGCCCAGGACATCAGCAATTGCATGATCGTGGTGGTGAACATTGGACCGGCGGTGGCGCGCAATTGCTGACCGCTCACCTCATGCCGGGTGGCACTTTGAAAGAACCTGCTACCCCGGAGCCAGATCAGGCAGGATGCCAGGCCGACCAGCGTGATGCATACGAACTGTATATACACAGGGATGAATCGGCCGGTAGCGACCGTCATCATCAGAAACAACAGCAGCGTCGCAGCAGTGGATACCGCGGCGGTTTGGAAAAAGGTGTAGGATCCGATGTGCTTCAACCCACGCACCGCCTCCGAATGCAACAGCAAGAGAACGAGCGGAAGGGTGCACCATGCGTTGATCCGAAGGACAGGAGCAAGATCCGGCTTGTGAAACAGTTGGTCGGCCATCGGCTCTGCAAGTAACCAGAGCAGCACGGCGATCCCCAACGAAATCGGAACGACATGGCGCATCGCCGTCACATAGACCCCTTTGATGGAATCGAATTGCTGCCGGGTTGCAAAACCGGTAATGAAGCGCATCAACGCGACATCCATGCCGAGTTTTCCGAAAACCGACGCGAGACTGAGAATCGCAACACAGATCGAAACCACACCCAACGCATCGGCACCATAGAATCGAGCGGTGATCCAGGTGACCAGGAAGCCCGTTGACACTCCCAATCCTCGGATCAGTAGAGAAATGAAACTGGAATGGAGCAGTTCACGGTGAGCAGGATCCTGACGGTATCGCTGCCATAGATCCGATATCCTATCGCGCGATGAACCAGCCATTACCGAGATCAGGTTTATTGTATGGGAAAATGGCATACCCCGGATAAGACCGGACATCTTTGCCCGCAGCCAGCAGGATCGCGTGGCCCGCGGCGACATCCCACTCCATCGTACGCCCAAACCGCGGGTAGATATCCGCCTTGCCTTCCGCTACCAGGCAAAACTTGAGTGAACTACCGGCGGAAACCAGCGCAGCTGAACCGAACTCCTGTTTTAGCTCTTCAATGAACCGGTCGGTTTCCGGCGTACGATGAGAGCGACTGGCAACCACCCGAATACCGCCTGTGACAGATGCAGGCTGGGAAGCCACTCTGAAATCGCCGAGTCGATGGAGCGAATTCCTGTTGATCCGGGATGCATCCTGAATAAGATGGAACGCATGCCCCGCCACATCGCCCGCATACAACACATCGATCACAGGAGCATAGATGACGCCGGCGACGGGCCGGTCATTTTCCATCAACGCGATATTGACCGTGAACTCACCGGTGCGCGCGATATACTCTTTGGTTCCGTCCAATGGATCAACGAGCCAATAGCGGCTCCACGATTTCCGGGTAGCATATGGGATCTCCTTCCCTTCCTCGCTCAGGATTGGTAAACCGGTTTCAACCAAAGCCTGTTGAATGACTGCGTGAGCAGCCTTATCCGCGGCGGTGACGGGACTGCGATCATCTTTCAACTCTACCTGGATGTCGCCGGAATATAAGCGCATGATCGAGCGCCCGGCTTCAATGGAAGCAGTGATCGCGGTGATCAGTAGGTCGGAAATTGCCGTCACGAACTGGATGTGCTAAACGTTGGTTTCAAAGGATCATGGCCGCTCCGACCGTTTCGTTCGTGTGTTCGTCGATCAGGATCAGGCTACCTGTCAACCGGTTCCGACGATAACTGTCGTACGAAAGCGGCACCGTGGTCCGCAGTTGTACCCGACCGATATCATTCATGCCAAATGTCCGCTCCTGTTCCAGCCGCCGCAAGGTCGTGATGTCGATCTTATACCGGATGTCTTTTACGATACACCGTGCTTCCCGAGTAGTGTGCATCAACACATACCGTCCGCCGGCCTGCATCGGTCGTTCGTGCAGCCAACAGAGCATTACATCGAGATCCTGGCCGCTCT
This DNA window, taken from Bacteroidota bacterium, encodes the following:
- a CDS encoding oligosaccharide flippase family protein, yielding MAGSSRDRISDLWQRYRQDPAHRELLHSSFISLLIRGLGVSTGFLVTWITARFYGADALGVVSICVAILSLASVFGKLGMDVALMRFITGFATRQQFDSIKGVYVTAMRHVVPISLGIAVLLWLLAEPMADQLFHKPDLAPVLRINAWCTLPLVLLLLHSEAVRGLKHIGSYTFFQTAAVSTAATLLLFLMMTVATGRFIPVYIQFVCITLVGLASCLIWLRGSRFFQSATRHEVSGQQLRATAGPMFTTTIMQLLMSWAGTLILASHVPEAEVGIYNALVRISVFTNITILDINSIALPRFVEAWSSSDRQALRQTTRSAARMIFLSSLPIFLILAIFPATLLSIFGKDFAGHELPLYLLLAGQFVVVLVGLPSQLLNMTGRQAALRNISIVSAVINIGSCLFLIPAYGVIGACIAQIVGTLVWNSLCVYAVYKEFGFWSGVRF
- the cysQ gene encoding 3'(2'),5'-bisphosphate nucleotidase CysQ; protein product: MTAISDLLITAITASIEAGRSIMRLYSGDIQVELKDDRSPVTAADKAAHAVIQQALVETGLPILSEEGKEIPYATRKSWSRYWLVDPLDGTKEYIARTGEFTVNIALMENDRPVAGVIYAPVIDVLYAGDVAGHAFHLIQDASRINRNSLHRLGDFRVASQPASVTGGIRVVASRSHRTPETDRFIEELKQEFGSAALVSAGSSLKFCLVAEGKADIYPRFGRTMEWDVAAGHAILLAAGKDVRSYPGYAIFPYNKPDLGNGWFIAR